The genomic window AGCCATAGTTCTGCCACCATGTGAAAACATACCACTACTCCTCTGATCATCTTTAAGAACTCGAGATTGTGAACTCTGACCAATAATACCAACACTATGGTCTTCCTTCACAGGCTTCTTTAAAGCTTGGACTCCATAATTCCAATCAGGAGACATCTCCATGTCATCAATCCAGCTACTACTACCATTCCCTTTAGATTCAGAAACTCCCTTCTTACTGGCACGAGAAACTTCGATTCCGCCTACTCTTCCATTGTCCAATCTTTCAACATCATTCCATTTATTATGACCACTAGTATGATTGTTATTGTCCTGTCTAtaaaagttgttgttgttgtcttgaGGCTGTTTTCTATCAGCAACATGATGAGAAAACCTGCAATACTTGCCATTACGACAGAACCCCGTCCCCGCAGCGAAAAACTTACACGGAATATTCGAACTCCTGTGGAATCCTccttcaccatcaccaccatccCTTCTTTGTGTTTCCTTCTCTCCCGTAAACTCGCTTCTTCGCCTTCTTATTCTCGAATTATCCTCGGGATAATCAGTATTATTATAGTCAGAAGACCTTGCACCTTCCATCATTGCCTCTTCTCTGAAATCATCGGTGTGATATTTGGTCTCCCTCGGCTTTCTAATGTTATCTTCCCAACCATAATGATCACTTCTGCTTTGATCAAACAAATGATCACTGCCTCTCTTATTGAATTCTCTGATTGGCGTAGGAGAAACTTGTGTTCTCGTCTTGTGTCTGTCATAAGATCCCGCGTCTCGTCTAGCTCTATAGACTGGGCTTCTACTACGGCTTCTACTCCTGCTATTACTTCTACTTCCACTcctagaaagaaaataaaaagagagagacgttAAGTAACAACAACTGAAGAACATATAAATAAGAATCTCTGTAATAACTCGTAAACACTAACCTACGGACAAACTGTTGCCTAGTACCATCTTGTTCAGAAAAATAACTGTTATCGTTATTCTGTGAAACTCTGCTTCTAGTCCTAGCTTCACCGTTACTCTCTGCATTGAACCGGACAGGCTCAGACTCTTTGTCGCGGTAATAAGAAGCCGAGTTTGCATTTACGCTAGAATGATGATGGTGTGTGTCTTCCTTAGAGTCCCACTTTGAAACACGTTTTCTTCCCAGACCACTCATTTCCATCCCCAACTAGTAAGCaccaaacatcaaaagaatATCTGTAGATAACAAGTTTATGAAATAGAGTAAAATTagcaaacaagtaaaaaagaaactgtAATAATAACTAGACTTAAACCTCCTAACTGGAAACATCTGCACACGAAAAcgaaaataacaacaaattggatttgattttaatCTATCAAGtttctttgttatatattttatatattctctGCTCAACGAGCAATATTGCTCATTCTATAGATCTTCCAACAGTAGTGTGAAACCATTCATAGCAAATCTTGTTATCCATTAAACTCAGAATCCAAGAGCAATTGAAAAGATTGATCTTTGAGATCATAAGTGAAGAAGACCAATCATGGAAGTAGAGATAAACAATGAGAAGAATTAACCCGAAACTAAAACTGGTACCAATTCTTCCTGGAAATAAAACCACACAATGTCTCACATAAACCCAAATAGAACCTAAATTGAgtaaaagggaaaaaaaaagtcaaactaAATTGAACCTAATTAGAGTTTAatagataaaattatataacccTAAAATTGAGAAGTAGACAAGAAGATAGACAGAACTCACTTGAATTCGAATAGAGCTCTTCatcactaaaccctaagaccaagcttcttcttcttctagggTTTCGAAAGAAAGTAGAACGACAACGAGTTTGTTTAGCTCTGGTTCTTCAAATTTTCCAAGTTCTAGGTtctatggtttttttttcggagaagtaaattaaaagactcgcacacaaaaaaaaaaaaaaatacaattctTTCGCTTAGGTTTTGCTTCTGTGTGGTTAATAGGTCCCACTTGAAGGTAAGTACTCTTCAGTTTAAATCCAACCGTTGACTAAAATCCTTTTAATCTCACCCGttgattatttcttaaataagCCGAACACAACACTTTATTGTCCAGTTGGatcttttgtacttttttctatttttcatttctttgacctttttccctttttaatGCGAGGACATATGATTGGAGAGAGCTgctaaagtatttttttagcTTAAGTAATTTCTGATTGTGTTTTACTTTACCCGtcttaaaacttaaaagctTGCCTAGGgtttttttattcatcaaaCATTAATCGTATAATCAAATTCTCGGCAATAAgtataacaaaccaaaaaaaatctcagaATAACAAAAGAGGAAGTATAGGAAAAGTGTCACTAACATGGGAGACATTACTAGTCTTAATTCTCAGCaataaatataacaaacaaaagaatctcaggataacaaaaaaaagaagtagtaTAAGAAAAGAGTCACTAGCATGGGAGACATTATTAGTCTTTTAGTCACATTAcactaataaataaaagtagaCATAATCGAAAACTTGGAGATCGATATACTGTCTCAAACTGATAATTGCACTAACCAAaagttataaatatatatgcttCTTAGTTATATAACTAGGAGatattaaaaaccaaaaattatgaAGCTATAAGAGAGATTGTGATAGATCTTAGAGAGACCTAGTATTGTTTCCGTTTTGATCCAAATTGAAAACCCGGTCCTGATGTTGGCTGTTGTACGTTGGAAATTGAACATACTGATGCGAAAGACCATTAGAGTTAATGCTGTTGTTGTTACTGTAGTCATGCATGTTCATGCTCTGCAACCCGTTAGTTCCAGCTCCTTGCATCCCAAGTAACCCTGCACAGTCTTGAACATTGAAGTTGTTGCGGCTGGACATGTTAGGGTTCTCAAACTCATTGTTTCCGTCTTCGTGTACCCCAAGTAAGCTAGAGTAACTTTCCGCTCTGGAATTCTGGTCAAACTGTTTTGAGAAATCATTAACGCTGTTGATGTTGTTATAGGTTAACATGTTCATGTTCTGAAGCCCATTGATCCCAGTTCCTTGTACCCCGAGAGACCCCGAGTAATTTCCCGCATCCGAATTCGGGTAAATCATCAGTTCAGGCGGAATCGGAGCTAGAGATTGCGTTTGGTTTGAAGCCAATGCTGAGACTGGGATTTGTGAGAAAGCACCGTTTCCATGGTTCCACAGATACATGGAAACCTGGTTTGAGTGTTGTTGAAGTTGATTCATCGTATTAGCCATCATCAGTTCTTGATTAGCCATGTTCGTGTACTGTACCCTCCTCTGCCCCTGAGCTTCAACAACAGCGCAAGTCCTATGTTGGATCCTGGTTAGGTTTCGTTCCAAGGACTGAACCAGTCCCATGAGTTGCTCCACAGAGTAATTGTCAAACCTAGGGTCCCAAACTGGATACTTGACTTTGGGTACACGTCTCactttaatcttcttcttctcctccttctcgGGATCATCCTTGTTCATCTTCTCGAGGAACTCGTGAAGATCAACGCTTCCTTTGCGACGCTTCGTCTCGCTTAATTCACCGTACCTTCGAGCTATGGCTTTgaccttctctctctcttcaggCCATGTCTTAAGCTCTCCGTTTGATCCGTAACAGATGACGCAGACATCGATGTCACAGAGAATTGAAAGCTCTTTAGCTTTCTTAAAGACAGTCTGTTGTCTTTTGATCAAACTTGTGGCcctcgaagaagaaaaagcagaaTTAGGTTTCTTGAAAaaggttttgttcttcttcgatgttgaaaacgaaagagaagaggacgaagaagaagccatggtTGTGTATATTCTCTGTGAATTGAATGAAGAGGTGGTGATCATTGTTTGCGAATATATAAAACCCTTAGTTCgagaatttctatttttggtcTCGCTCGGTAATTAATGACGAATCAATAATGAAAGCGGTGAAGATTTCATTGccttttttaatatacttttttctCATAGAAtcaatttatatgtttaacgAAGGTGTAGTTTTACTAATAAGGAaaactttggtttttggttgaatattATGGAAATCTTTAGTAGAGATTCTTTTCACATgtacatacatacacaaatACATACACtgatatacacacacatagaTTTATATACTATACGTAATGTATACATACTACACTGCGATTCGActaaaaatttggatttttcgAAAGTTTAATTATACTACATATGTTTAGTTACATCAAttaatttgtgttgtttggCTATATGTAAGTCTATAATCTATCGTTTCTGTATAAACTATTTGAATGTTACTAAcatttttgagtttgtgtttgTATACAAAAATGGCATATAAATACgacatatgttttattttgtggttaaactgcaaaaaaatgttttattcaaTTTGAACAAACTATAGGAAAAAGATATAGTTACACAACTGATATTCACCTAATCTCGCAGCAAcaattcaaaccaaaaaactcaTGAAATCCATTAATAAGTATGTATAATTATTGCGTCACAAGTTATGGCCGGGAAGTGATGATCTCCGGTCTACGGTAATGGCTGGTGGGGTGGGAACAAAAGACTCGTAGTCAGTCCAATTTGATTCGCCCCAATGCCGCAGCATACTTTTCCAATTACATAATTTGTCGATGCAAATTTTGAATCTCGGGTCCTTTACTCTTATTTTCCAATGACCGTCGGCATAATTTGCGGCCTCTGCTTGCCGGCGATCATATTCCAGCTGTGCCTTTTGCTTGGATCGCAAGTAACAGAATTGGTGAAGTTCCTGCAAAATATCATATATGGTAATTACTAACCGTCACAATTTTAGAATAATTTGGGAAAACGtctaactatttttatatttctgccaaccaatgtttttttaaactaatcataaagaaagaaaatttgaaatgatttttttataaggtGTATAAAACATAGACATTAAAACTTGATGCCTACTGCGTAGGGGGCTAATTCTGCATTTACTAACCCACCAAGATTTTCgtatattcaaatttcataTGGTTATTCTAAACTTGGGTAGTAagtaatttttagtttatttattttttcaagttttggaaatttttgagaaagaaataatGCTATGCAGTTAGTCTCTCAACGCATGACTAAACGcctaataatattttgaatattgatcACAATATGAGATTGAAAATATTATGTGATTTTTGAGTTCTATTAAGGTTTTTAGGAGAGAGTGAATCACCTGTGGCATGGCGTCGTGGACCATCCACCATTTTCGATGAGCGATATCGGTAGCAAACTCAACGAATATGTCGGAGTTGAAGTTACAGTCGTAGTCACGGTAACATAACCACGGCTTCATCCCAAGGTAATGAAGAACATAAAGAACAGGAGGCTCTGCTCCAaaaagctctgttttcttgCGTTTCGCGTCATCTTCATCGCCAATCCAAAAATGCTTCAAgaaattcatatgttttggAATCCGGTGCCACCATGTGAATACCTCGTTTAAGTAACCTTGATCTCCACCGTTATAAGACTCAATCTCGTTTATATGTTCCATCAGAAGCTGAAACGTACAGTTGCAAGGCTCGATCACCATAACTCCTGAATTAAACAGAGTTCCATTGTTTCCTGTAGCTGAGATCTCAGGCATCGAGAACAAGAAATCGATGTTTCTCAAGATTAAGAGATCCGCGTCgatgaaaatgattttgtCGTAATCAGTCAGCTGCCATAGCCGGAACTTGCTGTAGTTCCATTCGTTGTAAGCATCTTTCTCTGCCTTAGGGTTTCGAATCCTCTGTATCGTCCGGATTTGCCAACCCGCGGCTTCTAGTCCACTCCGGTGGTAACCGCTGATGTTGTCATCAACAAGGATAACAAGGTCTCTCGTCGAACCAGACTGTCTTATGCTCTGAGCCGCGGCGATTGCACCGCAGACGTAAACGTGAGCTGAGTGAAGAATTGTTGCGTAAGCTTCTCTTTTAGGGTTTCCTAAGCTTGGCCTATCTGTAAAATTCATGGAAGAAAACAGACACTAGTTAACTTAGCGAcgatttttcaaatttgttttcaaatctaaacAAGTAATTTCGGGAGTCATTTTTATTCTACCTTGGATGCCAAGAGGAAGAGATAGCTCACAAGACCCTACAGGCAGCTGAAGCTTGTCTCTCAAGGTATCAAGATTAGGTTTGTACAACCAAACATCGCCTCTCCGAGACACAAGATCTTTACACCGGAAAAGATTCGGAATCGGAAAGCATCTAGATACAAAAAACACATGTCCCCTGAAAAACCCTTTGGCCGAAGCCGCCACAGTTGCAGCCGCTAGCTGTAGATGCAATCTCCCGACGTCTCTCGACCAATTCCCTTCTTTCCGACAAGGAAGTTTCACGACGATCAGATCGAGTCTTCTTGTAGGTACCTTAATGTTCGGGATATTAGGACAAACAGGGACCTCTGTTTCTTGCTCCTCATCGATCCACTCTGGATATAGTGCGTCCCAAGTCACATTCTTGTCTGCGTAATCTAGATTCAATACAacaactttttcttcatcCCCATTGTCCTTGCTCTTGGATACTTCTCTCCATCGTTGGATCTCGTTCGAATCAAAATTCAAGACACCGATCGTACGGCCTTCTTCGATGTTCTCAAGGGTTTTAGTCACATCGTCCCAGTTTATATCCAGATCCGAGAAGTAACGTGGATCTTGTCTTCTCCATATCCAtctaatttcataattttaagaTAGTATTATAAGAGATAGAGGCAAAAGTAAAAATTTGCATGTGAACATTTTTGAGGTCAAGAATGTAAATGTTGGTgatggaaaaaagaaatagatttacCGAGAAGATGAGTGGGAAAGAGAATGATGATAAGCTTCAGGAGAATAGATAATGGTGAAGAGAGTGGCAGAGAGAAGGATAAACAAGAGAAGCTTCACGATCTGAAACTTGgtgaaacaacaacaactactgTTTTTGTCTTGTGTCgaaaaatttatgatattaaacGGTTTCACCATATCCGATCTGCCACCTCCTTTGCTATTTCTCCGGAATCTCCTCTTGCATATTGCTTCTCTGCttaaacacacacaaagcCACAATTAGACGATTTTgttcagatttttttaatcattactTAGAGAGTATTATACTATACACTTACATGGACGCGGAGAGGCGTCGCCGGGAGTCACCACCGGTTGTGGTGGTGGGTGCAGGAGCAGCGGGAGAGTTTGCCATATAAAACTGATGGATTGGGACAGTAGAATTGGACAAGGAAGAGGAGAGAGCAAATATAGGTGAGACATAACGTCTCTTTTAATCTTCTTATATCACATTTcctttgtttctatttttgtttttgttaggaaataagaaaattgtatttttcataCCCACCTTTTTAACAAagttaatttttgattttctctttttgaagTTATcgtgattttaataaaatgttttaaattgtgGATAATATTGTAGCTCTTTAGTTTAAACTCCATTCTCAGTTTGTGACTCTCTTATGATTGACATATATATGTCCACCAAACTTTGATCATTTCTTTGTAAAGAGAaccataatttattttcaaaataatgagtttttttttcaaaataaagatACACTTTACCAATAACTCACTTGattatataagcaaaaatatttttttgaaaggttttaagTCATTgaattcaatatatatatatagtggaaAGAAATATATTACTATGTTTTATTGCATGTACATATTGTACAGCTGGAGAAAGGTAAAATGATGTACGCATGCATCCATGAATAACTATGATTAGTTAACAATAATATACTTCTTCATGAATAGTATTCATCAAAGATGAAAGTATCTTAGTAACAAAGCAACCGTTACTATTAACAATTGACAATACTAATGTACAACGTTTAAAACCTTGGTGGCAAAGTAAGGTGAAGATAAGGTAACATAGCAAGACAGGTAagcctcttttttttggaaaaatacaGGTAAGCTCAATACATTGATTCAAACTTCGCTTGCAATTTGCAAAGTTCGGAGGTCTTTTCAAGAACTGCTTCCACCAAACTTgtgttttgaatttgtatttatttattgattattcgaaatattagtttttgacttttttttataaagaaaatgggTTATGTACATTTGAGCATATGATCCAGATtacaaaattcaacaaaatattaaatgttcacattttttattttacttaattttcttaattttgataataattCAGAATCtaataaagtaaaagaaactCGTATATGTGAGGAAATATTATATGGTTTAGATGAAGGAATAATAATATGCATAATTAATAAGATCCGAGAGATGGTGCAAGgttaaaatgatttaattaattaacttcTAAGCTTCATTAAGACttggaaaaacaaagacaGGTGGGAACATGTGTCAATCAGAGGACTGAAGGAGTAGCTAAATTGCACATAGGAGAAGGTGGGGACTCTAGAGACCAACTTTGCTTCTGATAAGACCCTTGCAACCATCGCTACGTatgattcaaaatatattattgatcACAATTATTATTCGAAATATTTAGTATTAGTCTAGAAATAAAAATCCCAATACTGAACATGAGTTATGTTCGGGCCGTAATAATCTTCACCCACATACACATTTACGTACGTTCGAATTTTCGATTGAGCATGTTGTTGACAAATGGCAGTGTATTGGAAGCAAAGCGAAGCAAAGGTATTTTCGTATCTTGTACATCTTTCCTTTCCAAGGACAAACACTTTCaccaaatagttttttttttcccctgaATATTTTACTTTAGACTTATGAAACtccaacaaaataaacatatacatatataataggTGAAGAAATTTTGTTACATAGAAACAATATCAAACTAACACTAAAAAGTTCAAAGTATCCTTACAGTAGTAGTTTGCAAACCAATAACTTAGATCAAAGTTCTAACAATTGTAGTTTAAGTCtagatatttaaaaacacATGCACGAATATAgcaatatatgtttttgaatcGAAAAAAAATGGTTCATCGAAATATCAACGTTAATTTTAGTGAGCCAGTTAGTACCTTTTTCGTAAACAAGTACGTATGGGAATTGCTCTAgtagataatttttttttattaaaaaaatctattatatAGTGGTTGCATATGGAAGAGAGAATTATAAAAGGAAACTGGTAAATAATGTATAATCATCattatttactaaaaacaaaaatcagaagtATATATTAATGCTAGAACACAATTAAACTCTGATTTTGAAGGCTCGAACCTACTACTCATAAGGCTTTTTCATATGTTTGTAGGAAGAATTACAAGTGAAGTGGAAGACCATCATTAGTTTGATCACCAACATTATTCCTCTCGAGTCTCGATCAAAGCTTAAACACTCGCCGAGGTTTATCAAAAACGTTAGGACAATAAGTGGCGCGGAAGATCTCAAGTAACACCGGAAACTGAAGGACAACGAACATCCCCAGCGGAATCACCGCAAGAAACATAAATTGAGCCGAAACCCACGAGATTTTCTCTCCAACCAGAGTCATGAGCGTCACGACAAAAGTCACAATCATCGTCGCCATCGAAAGAAACAAAGCCAAAAGACCCACGATCAGTTTTGTCGGAAGTGATCGAAGAAAATCCTCTTCACGGTAGCGAGACTTGAGAATGCCGAGGAACATGAGGAGAGACATACATGAGGTGAAAAGAGAGATAGCGTCGGAGATGAGGAATATCTTAAATCTGTGCTGGTGGATGTAGAGTGGCATGCCGTCTGAACGGTAACCTCCGGGGACAGTAAAGGCGGAGGAAAACATCATTGTGGTGATTAGAGCGGCAACGACTGTGCAAGAAGTTGCTGTTTCTTTCATCCATTTCTCTCCTTGCTCCACGAGATCCTTGTGTTGGTCTGTAAACAGAGCCTTTGGagttttcttctgcttcaagTTAACCATTTTTCGATGCTTCGGTTGCACTAACTTCTCCACTTCCTGGAAATAATACAGAGTTATAATCCTAGGTTCCTTTTCACAGAAACAGTTATTGCCTAATTTCTTGTGTAGCAAGATCATATATACAACTATGTATCACCTTAAACCATTGTAGTTCCCTTTGCATCTGAAGAGCTGCACCAGGAATGAGATTAAGCCTTGAGGCTGGGGCTCTATACGCGGCGTGATGAAGCATATTGTTATGGAATATGTCCCAATTTGTAGCGAGGATGTTCTTCTTAGCACCTATATTGTAAATGAGGCTAAAGATCTTTTCTTGTCTCTGGCTTACCGCgtagaagaagatgttaaGACCACTACTATTTTTGGACCATACGATATCAGGATAATGCCTCATCATTTCCTCGATATACTCTACGATTCCATTCTCTACCGCCTTAAAGAGAGCTTGGTTTAGACCAGCGTTCTTTTGTTGAGCCGCGTCAAATTTAGGTATCTCTTGACAGATACAGTCTAGTATTTCTTTAGCTTGAGCATGTCCTAGCTTTAGTTTGTATACACGTCTAATTATGCGTGGAACTGTCAATAGAAAGTTTAATCTAAgattgataaaaacaaaaacaatgaggGGGTAACAATTTGGGATGGTAATTACTGCTTACAAAGATATTTGAGGTGTTTCATCAACTTCTCTTGAATCGAATTATGATCCTGCGAATTCCTATAttgatggtggt from Arabidopsis thaliana chromosome 3, partial sequence includes these protein-coding regions:
- the PGSIP1 gene encoding plant glycogenin-like starch initiation protein 1 (plant glycogenin-like starch initiation protein 1 (PGSIP1); FUNCTIONS IN: transferase activity, transferring glycosyl groups; INVOLVED IN: biosynthetic process, starch metabolic process; LOCATED IN: chloroplast; EXPRESSED IN: 19 plant structures; EXPRESSED DURING: 7 growth stages; CONTAINS InterPro DOMAIN/s: Glycosyl transferase, family 8 (InterPro:IPR002495); BEST Arabidopsis thaliana protein match is: plant glycogenin-like starch initiation protein 2 (TAIR:AT1G77130.1).), with the translated sequence MANSPAAPAPTTTTGGDSRRRLSASIEAICKRRFRRNSKGGGRSDMVKPFNIINFSTQDKNSSCCCFTKFQIVKLLLFILLSATLFTIIYSPEAYHHSLSHSSSRQDPRYFSDLDINWDDVTKTLENIEEGRTIGVLNFDSNEIQRWREVSKSKDNGDEEKVVVLNLDYADKNVTWDALYPEWIDEEQETEVPVCPNIPNIKVPTRRLDLIVVKLPCRKEGNWSRDVGRLHLQLAAATVAASAKGFFRGHVFFVSRCFPIPNLFRCKDLVSRRGDVWLYKPNLDTLRDKLQLPVGSCELSLPLGIQDRPSLGNPKREAYATILHSAHVYVCGAIAAAQSIRQSGSTRDLVILVDDNISGYHRSGLEAAGWQIRTIQRIRNPKAEKDAYNEWNYSKFRLWQLTDYDKIIFIDADLLILRNIDFLFSMPEISATGNNGTLFNSGVMVIEPCNCTFQLLMEHINEIESYNGGDQGYLNEVFTWWHRIPKHMNFLKHFWIGDEDDAKRKKTELFGAEPPVLYVLHYLGMKPWLCYRDYDCNFNSDIFVEFATDIAHRKWWMVHDAMPQELHQFCYLRSKQKAQLEYDRRQAEAANYADGHWKIRVKDPRFKICIDKLCNWKSMLRHWGESNWTDYESFVPTPPAITVDRRSSLPGHNL
- the PGSIP1 gene encoding plant glycogenin-like starch initiation protein 1 (plant glycogenin-like starch initiation protein 1 (PGSIP1); FUNCTIONS IN: transferase activity, transferring glycosyl groups; INVOLVED IN: biosynthetic process, starch metabolic process; LOCATED IN: chloroplast; EXPRESSED IN: 19 plant structures; EXPRESSED DURING: 7 growth stages; CONTAINS InterPro DOMAIN/s: Glycosyl transferase, family 8 (InterPro:IPR002495); BEST Arabidopsis thaliana protein match is: plant glycogenin-like starch initiation protein 2 (TAIR:AT1G77130.1); Has 35333 Blast hits to 34131 proteins in 2444 species: Archae - 798; Bacteria - 22429; Metazoa - 974; Fungi - 991; Plants - 531; Viruses - 0; Other Eukaryotes - 9610 (source: NCBI BLink).), whose product is MANSPAAPAPTTTTGGDSRRRLSASIEAICKRRFRRNSKGGGRSDMVKPFNIINFSTQDKNSSCCCFTKFQIVKLLLFILLSATLFTIIYSPEAYHHSLSHSSSRWIWRRQDPRYFSDLDINWDDVTKTLENIEEGRTIGVLNFDSNEIQRWREVSKSKDNGDEEKVVVLNLDYADKNVTWDALYPEWIDEEQETEVPVCPNIPNIKVPTRRLDLIVVKLPCRKEGNWSRDVGRLHLQLAAATVAASAKGFFRGHVFFVSRCFPIPNLFRCKDLVSRRGDVWLYKPNLDTLRDKLQLPVGSCELSLPLGIQDRPSLGNPKREAYATILHSAHVYVCGAIAAAQSIRQSGSTRDLVILVDDNISGYHRSGLEAAGWQIRTIQRIRNPKAEKDAYNEWNYSKFRLWQLTDYDKIIFIDADLLILRNIDFLFSMPEISATGNNGTLFNSGVMVIEPCNCTFQLLMEHINEIESYNGGDQGYLNEVFTWWHRIPKHMNFLKHFWIGDEDDAKRKKTELFGAEPPVLYVLHYLGMKPWLCYRDYDCNFNSDIFVEFATDIAHRKWWMVHDAMPQELHQFCYLRSKQKAQLEYDRRQAEAANYADGHWKIRVKDPRFKICIDKLCNWKSMLRHWGESNWTDYESFVPTPPAITVDRRSSLPGHNL
- the PGSIP1 gene encoding plant glycogenin-like starch initiation protein 1 (plant glycogenin-like starch initiation protein 1 (PGSIP1); FUNCTIONS IN: transferase activity, transferring glycosyl groups; INVOLVED IN: biosynthetic process, starch metabolic process; LOCATED IN: chloroplast; EXPRESSED IN: 19 plant structures; EXPRESSED DURING: 7 growth stages; CONTAINS InterPro DOMAIN/s: Glycosyl transferase, family 8 (InterPro:IPR002495); BEST Arabidopsis thaliana protein match is: plant glycogenin-like starch initiation protein 2 (TAIR:AT1G77130.1); Has 1355 Blast hits to 1348 proteins in 306 species: Archae - 0; Bacteria - 140; Metazoa - 259; Fungi - 278; Plants - 507; Viruses - 75; Other Eukaryotes - 96 (source: NCBI BLink).) produces the protein MANSPAAPAPTTTTGGDSRRRLSASIEAICKRRFRRNSKGGGRSDMVKPFNIINFSTQDKNSSCCCFTKFQIVKLLLFILLSATLFTIIYSPEAYHHSLSHSSSRRQDPRYFSDLDINWDDVTKTLENIEEGRTIGVLNFDSNEIQRWREVSKSKDNGDEEKVVVLNLDYADKNVTWDALYPEWIDEEQETEVPVCPNIPNIKVPTRRLDLIVVKLPCRKEGNWSRDVGRLHLQLAAATVAASAKGFFRGHVFFVSRCFPIPNLFRCKDLVSRRGDVWLYKPNLDTLRDKLQLPVGSCELSLPLGIQDRPSLGNPKREAYATILHSAHVYVCGAIAAAQSIRQSGSTRDLVILVDDNISGYHRSGLEAAGWQIRTIQRIRNPKAEKDAYNEWNYSKFRLWQLTDYDKIIFIDADLLILRNIDFLFSMPEISATGNNGTLFNSGVMVIEPCNCTFQLLMEHINEIESYNGGDQGYLNEVFTWWHRIPKHMNFLKHFWIGDEDDAKRKKTELFGAEPPVLYVLHYLGMKPWLCYRDYDCNFNSDIFVEFATDIAHRKWWMVHDAMPQELHQFCYLRSKQKAQLEYDRRQAEAANYADGHWKIRVKDPRFKICIDKLCNWKSMLRHWGESNWTDYESFVPTPPAITVDRRSSLPGHNL
- a CDS encoding Ankyrin repeat family protein gives rise to the protein MDTEKGYPRGFRAESLRPETGPRSFRFDSMQIDEAADLQKDEIRQENSTYLVLFKNIDSGELEATKDFLDRNPEALTAILTSNGDTPIHKAVLSGHIKIVEEIIRRIHDPEQVLKIKNDNGYTALTYAATGGIVRIAECLVNKCPGLVSVRNAKEHIPIVVASLYGHKHLVQYLYSHTPLSDLDPCDDSDEHKGKNGAMLVTNCIVDGLYCIALDLIQRYPKLAYTRDSDNDTAIMALAQTPYAFPSGTRLAFWQRWIYSCIHIEKINNPHEVNNHHHHHQYRNSQDHNSIQEKLMKHLKYLFPRIIRRVYKLKLGHAQAKEILDCICQEIPKFDAAQQKNAGLNQALFKAVENGIVEYIEEMMRHYPDIVWSKNSSGLNIFFYAVSQRQEKIFSLIYNIGAKKNILATNWDIFHNNMLHHAAYRAPASRLNLIPGAALQMQRELQWFKEVEKLVQPKHRKMVNLKQKKTPKALFTDQHKDLVEQGEKWMKETATSCTVVAALITTMMFSSAFTVPGGYRSDGMPLYIHQHRFKIFLISDAISLFTSCMSLLMFLGILKSRYREEDFLRSLPTKLIVGLLALFLSMATMIVTFVVTLMTLVGEKISWVSAQFMFLAVIPLGMFVVLQFPVLLEIFRATYCPNVFDKPRRVFKL